One region of Brassica napus cultivar Da-Ae chromosome A10, Da-Ae, whole genome shotgun sequence genomic DNA includes:
- the LOC106371236 gene encoding uncharacterized protein LOC106371236 — translation MDSMMGKLVMGLVVVVAIFEASGVDAWTGEIRGRVVCDVCADSSIGPEDHVLEGAEVAVLCITKSGEVVNYQAFTNSKGVYTVAETMPESERWDACLARPISSFHTSCNHLNQANNGIKFSYKRPSGYFHAVKPFVYRHQYAPSYC, via the exons ATGGATTCGATGATGGGTAAACTCGTGATGGGTTTGGTCGTGGTGGTTGCGATCTTCGAAGCTTCAGGTGTCGACGCGTGGACTGGAGAGATTCGCGGCAGAGTTGTATGCGATGTCTGTGCCGATTCTTCAATCGGACCAGAGGATCATGTCCTTGAAG GAGCTGAGGTTGCGGTACTCTGCATAACTAAGTCCGGAGAAGTTGTGAACTACCAAGCTTTCACAAACTCAAAAGGTGTCTACACTGTAGCGGAGACAATGCCAGAGAGTGAACGTTGGGACGCATGCCTTGCAAGACCCATCAGCAGCTTCCACACTTCGTGCAACCACTTAAACCAGGCCAATAATGGGATCAAATTCAGTTATAAACGCCCTTCCGGTTACTTTCATGCCGTGAAACCATTTGTGTATCGACACCAATACGCACCTTCTTATTGCTGA
- the LOC106371234 gene encoding probable folate-biopterin transporter 4, whose amino-acid sequence MMMIHWFKQLRSAFGVAFLWLVCLIYFTQGFRSFVWTAVSYQLKDRLQLSPSASQFVFSVAFFPWSIKPLYGIISDCIPIGGKKRTPYLVISTVLSLVPWLLLGLDSSSRSSSLYLMIFLTVQNLGSAMADVVIDAMIAEAVRIEKSSFAGDLQSVSWFAMAVGGICGSLLGGYALNNLNIETIFLLFTVLPALQLLSCPLVEEIPSNEPLPELLDSDEFEEKSKMSNDTYPHTKKSNTRRRKGQKKGKKGASSGKSETHKKQSKSLASKLFQSLKAAALELCRAFKQPIILRPMAWFFIAHITVPNLSTVMFYYQTEVLQLDASFLGTARVVGWLGLMLGTFIYNRYLTNMTLRKSLLFAHIGLSITILLDMTLVSRANVGYGVSDKTMVLFGSALGDAINQLKFMPFLILSGRLCPPGIEGTLFALFMSINNLGNTVGSFMGAGLASLLGISSGSFENMSMGLAIQVFCTYIPVLFLFLIPKEATGVSAS is encoded by the exons atgatgatgatacatTGGTTTAAGCAGCTGCGATCGGCGTTTGGCGTCGCGTTTCTGTGGCTCGTTTGCCTCATTTACTTCACTCAG GGATTTAGATCGTTTGTGTGGACAGCAGTTTCGTACCAGCTCAAAGACAGGCTTCAGCTATCACCATCAGCTTCTCAGTTCGTCTTTTCTGTCGCCTTCTTTCCATGGAGCATCAAACCATTATACGG AATCATCTCAGATTGTATCCCTATAGGAGGGAAGAAGAGGACACCGTACTTGGTGATATCGACAGTGCTCTCTCTTGTTCCATGGCTCTTGCTCGGTCTAGACTCATCCTCCCGAAGTTCCAGCCTCTATCTCATGATTTTCTTGACCGTACAAAATCTTGGATCAGCCATGGCTGATGTTGTGATAGACGCCATGATTGCTGAGGCTGTAAGAATCGAAAA GTCCTCGTTTGCTGGAGATCTTCAGTCTGTCTCATGGTTTGCTATGGCTGTGGGTGGAATCTGCGGTAGTCTCTTAGGAGGCTACGCGTTGAACAACTTGAACATAGAAACAATCTTCCTCCTTTTCACGGTGTTGCCTGCGTTACAGCTACTTTCATGTCCTCTCGTTGAAGAGATTCCTAGCAATGAACCGTTGCCTGAGCTGCTGGACTCGGACGAGTTTGAAGAGAAGAGCAAGATGAGCAATGATACCTATCCACACACGAAGAAGTCGAACACAAGAAGAAGGAAAGGGCAGAAGAAAGGTAAGAAAGGAGCTTCCAGTGGAAAGAGTGAGACACACAAGAAGCAATCAAAGTCTTTAGCTTCAAAGTTGTTCCAGTCATTGAAAGCAGCCGCTTTGGAATTATGTCGTGCGTTCAAACAACCGATCATTTTGAG ACCAATGGCGTGGTTTTTCATAGCGCATATCACCGTGCCAAACCTCTCTACGGTCATGTTCTATTACCAAACCGAGGTGTTGCAGTTAGACGCTTCTTTCCTAGGAACAGCCCGTGTTGTTGGTTGGTTAGGTCTCATGCTTGGAACCTTTATCTACAACCGCTATCTCACAAATATGACTCTCCGAAAATCTCTCTT GTTTGCTCACATTGGGCTGTCTATAACCATACTCCTCGATATGACCTTGGTGTCTAGAGCAaatgtgggttatggagtatcAGACAAGACAATGGTTCTCTTCGGATCGGCTCTAGGTGATGCCATCAATCAACTCAA ATTCATGCCGTTCTTGATCTTGTCTGGTCGTCTATGTCCTCCTGGGATTGAAGGAACACTGTTTGCGCTGTTTATGTCGATAAACAACCTTGGGAACACAGTTGGGTCGTTCATGGGAGCAGGATTGGCTTCACTTCTTGGAATCTCTTCAGGGTCCTTTGAGAATATGTCTATGGGCTTAGCTATTCAAGTGTTTTGCACTTACATACCCgtgttgtttcttttcttgatACCCAAGGAAGCTACAGGTGTATCAGCTTCATAG
- the LOC125579155 gene encoding short-chain dehydrogenase TIC 32 A, chloroplastic-like isoform X2, whose translation MKTGEHKTSRRNYDATRAYALSKLANVLHTIELSLVLHKMDANVTANCVHSGIVRTRLTRDGDGLITDFIFFLTSKLLKSVPQAAATTCYVAASPKLRNVCGKYFSECNEARTSKSGSCNHKAQRLWTASELLVTPPSTPNVRSSLATS comes from the exons ATGAAGACCGGTGAACACAAAACGTCTAGGAG AAACTACGACGCGACCCGAGCTTACGCTCTCTCCAAGCTAGCCAACGTTCTCCACACGATAGAGCTTTCCCTGGTTCTCCAT AAAATGGATGCTAATGTAACTGCAAACTGTGTTCATTCTGGAATCGTGAGAACGCGTCTCACAAGAGACGGAGACGGCCTCATCActgattttatctttttcttgacCTCCAAGCTTTTGAAGTCCGTTCCTCAG GCAGCAGCAACGACATGCTACGTAGCAGCGAGTCCGAAATTGAGGAACGTGTGCGGCAAATACTTTTCAGAATGTAATGAAGCTCGGACTTCTAAATCCGGATCGTGCAATCATAAAGCTCAGAGACTGTGGACTGCTTCTGAGTTGTTGGTTACTCCACCTTCCACTCCCAATGTCCGAAGTAGCCTTGCAACGTCCTAA
- the LOC125579155 gene encoding short-chain dehydrogenase TIC 32 A, chloroplastic-like isoform X1, translating to MLFHGREINVGCYVLHRRFASLLMKTGEHKTSRRNYDATRAYALSKLANVLHTIELSLVLHKMDANVTANCVHSGIVRTRLTRDGDGLITDFIFFLTSKLLKSVPQAAATTCYVAASPKLRNVCGKYFSECNEARTSKSGSCNHKAQRLWTASELLVTPPSTPNVRSSLATS from the exons ATGTTGTTTCATGGTAGAGAGATCAATGTAGGTTGTTATGTCTTGCATAGAAG ATTCGCCTCCCTATTGATGAAGACCGGTGAACACAAAACGTCTAGGAG AAACTACGACGCGACCCGAGCTTACGCTCTCTCCAAGCTAGCCAACGTTCTCCACACGATAGAGCTTTCCCTGGTTCTCCAT AAAATGGATGCTAATGTAACTGCAAACTGTGTTCATTCTGGAATCGTGAGAACGCGTCTCACAAGAGACGGAGACGGCCTCATCActgattttatctttttcttgacCTCCAAGCTTTTGAAGTCCGTTCCTCAG GCAGCAGCAACGACATGCTACGTAGCAGCGAGTCCGAAATTGAGGAACGTGTGCGGCAAATACTTTTCAGAATGTAATGAAGCTCGGACTTCTAAATCCGGATCGTGCAATCATAAAGCTCAGAGACTGTGGACTGCTTCTGAGTTGTTGGTTACTCCACCTTCCACTCCCAATGTCCGAAGTAGCCTTGCAACGTCCTAA
- the LOC111197922 gene encoding uncharacterized protein LOC111197922, producing MASPSSSSSFTLSSLFATAVLILVLSTAVSLKSTLHPRDMLPHLPRQVSWPILNSLYGAADLLPTFIGTANAGNNTVKWKGACFYENTAHMEFHNKSGSKFGGGTLHIKADKAHSSTCMDLYVFATPYRVTWTWYFISRPHTVEFPEWDGQAEYDYVKKKGVSIFLMHAGMLGTLQALCDVFPLFTNTGWGESSNLAFLEKHMGAKFEARPEPWVTKVNTDDIHSGDLLVLSKIRGRWGGFETLEKWVSGAYAGHSAVFLRDTQGKLWIGESGNENEKGEDVIAILPWEEWWEFEQKKDDSNPQIALLPLHPDVRAKFNVTAAWEYARSMDGKPYGYHNLIFAWIDTVTANYPPPIDAHLVASFMTVWNKLQPEYAANMWNEALNKRLGTEGLGLPDVLVEVEKRGSSFDKLLTVPEQDDWVYSDGKSTSCIAFILEMYKEAGLFGSLASSIQVTEFTLKDAYMLNFFENNASRLPKWCNDNDSVKLPFCQILGKYRMELPGYNTMEPYTHMNEQCPSLPPKYNRPGNC from the exons ATGGCGTCTCCATCTTCCTCATCATCTTTCACGCTTTCCTCTCTGTTCGCCACCGCCGTCCTAATTCTAGTTCTCTCAACCGCCGTATCATTGAAATCGACGTTACACCCTCGCGACATGCTTCCACATTTGCCAAGACAAGTCTCGTGGCCCATCCTCAACTCCCTTTACGGCGCAGCCGATCTGCTTCCCACTTTCATCGGAACAGCGAATGCAGGAAACAACACCGTCAAGTGGAAAGGAGCTTGCTTCTATGAGAACACAGCTCATATGGAGTTTCATAACAAGTCCGGTAGCAAGTTTGGTGGAGGCACGCTTCACATTAAG GCGGATAAAGCACATAGCTCGACTTGCATGGATCTTTATGTCTTTGCAACTCCATATCGTGTGACATGGACTTGGTACTTCATTTCACGGCCACACACTGTAGAGTTCCCTGAATGGGATGGACAAGCCGAGTATGATTAC GTTAAGAAGAAGGGAGTTTCGATATTCCTGATGCACGCAGGGATGTTAGGAACACTACAAGCACTGTGTGATGTTTTCCCTCTCTTTACCAATACTGGTTGGGGTGAAAGCTCTAATCTCGCGTTTCTTGAGAAGCATATGGGGGCTAAGTTCGAAGCTCGTCCTGAACCATGGGTCACCAAAGTCAACACTGATGATATCCACTCAGGTGATCTACTTGTTCTATCCAAGATCCGTGGACGTTGGGGTGGTTTTGAGACCCTTGAGAAGTGGGTGAGTGGGGCTTACGCTGGTCATTCAGCTGTCTTCTTGAGAGACACACAAGGGAAGCTGTGGATTGGTGAGTCCGGTAATGAAAACGAAAAG GGAGAAGATGTAATAGCGATATTACCATGGGAAGAGTGGTGGgagtttgaacaaaaaaaagatgactCGAATCCTCAGATTGCATTGTTACCTTTGCATCCTGATGTTCGTGCTAAGTTCAACGTTACTGCTGCGTGGGAATATGCTCGGAGCATGGATGGTAAACCATATGGTTATCACAACTTGATTTTTGCCTGGATCGATACCGTTACTGCAAACTACCCTCCTCCTATAGATGCTCATCTT gTTGCCTCTTTCATGACTGTTTGGAACAAATTGCAGCCTGAGTATGCTGCTAATATGTGGAATGAAGCCTTGAACAAGCGTCTCGGAACAGAG GGTCTTGGTCTTCCAGATGTACTGGTGGAAGTAGAGAAACGCGGATCTTCTTTTGACAAATTACTAACTGTACCTGAACAAGACGATTGGGTATACAGCGATGGTAAATCAACCTCGTGCATTGCTTTCATCCTTGAAATGTACAAAGAAGCTGGCCTATTCGGCTCATTGGCTAGTTCTATTCAAGTCACAGAGTTCACG CTAAAAGATGCTTACATGCTCAACTTCTTTGAGAACAATGCAAGCCGTCTTCCAAAATGGTGCAATGACAATGACAGTGTGAAGCTTCCTTTCTGTCAGATACTTGGGAAGTACAGAATGGAACTTCCTGGTTACAATACTATGGAACCTTACACCCATATGAATGAACAGTGTCCATCTCTGCCTCCAAAGTATAACAGACCAGGGAACTGCTAA
- the LOC125579156 gene encoding polyadenylate-binding protein RBP45A-like: MQQPPQNAAGAGQQIPSDQQAYHQQKLSWMMQQQQGQQWNQQSAPSQGQQPYGSQNPGSDNEIRSLWIGALQPWMDESYIMTVFAQAGEVQSAKVIRNKLTGMCEGYGFVEFANHAAAERVLQTYNGTQMPNSDQTFRLNWAQAGAGERRQAEGPEYTIFVGDLAPEVTDFMLAETFSNVYASVKGAKVMMDRSTGRTKGYGFVRFGDESEQMRAMGEMNGQYCSSRPMRLGPAANKKPLAMQPGMYQDTQGGGNPGESDPSNTTIFVGALDASVTDEELRAVFGQFGELTHVKIPPGKRCGFVQYATRASAEHALLNLNGTQLGGQSIRLSWGRSPNNQAQPHQAQWNGGGGYYGYPPQPQGFEPYGHGAPRPQDPSAYYGGGYGGYGNYQQQRQ, from the exons ATGCAGCAGCCACCACAAAACGCCGCCGGAGCAGGGCAGCAGATCCCTTCTGACCAGCAAGCCTATCACCAGCAGAAACTCTCGTGGATGATGCAACAGCAACAGGGCCAGCAATGGAACCAGCAGTCAGCGCCGTCACAGGGTCAACAGCCCTACGGATCTCAGAATCCAGGATCCGATAACGAGATTCGCTCCCTGTGGATCGGCGCCTTGCAGCCGTGGATGGACGAAAGCTACATCATGACCGTCTTCGCTCAGGCCGGCGAG GTTCAATCGGCTAAAGTGATTCGCAATAAACTGACTGGTATGTGCGAGGGTTACGGATTCGTTGAGTTCGCTAACCACGCTGCAGCTGAGCGTGTGTTGCAGACCTACAACGGTACTCAGATGCCTAACTCTGACCAGACCTTTAGGCTGAACTGGGCTCAGGCCGGGGCTGGTGAGAGACGCCAAGCTGAAGGGCCTGAGTACACTATCTTTGTGGGCGACCTGGCTCCTGAAGTTACTGACTTCATGCTCGCGGAGACGTTTTCGAATGTGTACGCGTCTGTCAAGGGGGCTAAGGTTATGATGGACAGGAGCACTGGACGGACGAAGGGATATGGGTTTGTTAGGTTTGGGGATGAAAGTGAGCAGATGCGTGCGATGGGGGAAATGAATGGTCAGTACTGCTCGAGTAGGCCTATGCGTCTTGGTCCCGCTGCCAACAAGAAGCCGCTTGCAATGCAGCCAG GCATGTATCAGGACACCCAAGGAGGAGGAAATCCTGGAGAAAGCGATCCAAGTAACACAACT ATATTTGTTGGTGCTCTGGATGCTAGCGTTACAGACGAAGAATTGAGGGCAGTTTTTGGTCAATTTGGAGAACTTACTCACGTGAAAATACCTCCGGGGAAGCGTTGTGGATTCGTTCAGTATGCCACCAG GGCGTCTGCGGAGCATGCACTTTTAAATCTGAATGGAACACAATTAGGTGGACAAAGCATCCGTCTTTCATGGGGACGTAGTCCGAACAAccag GCACAGCCTCATCAAGCTCAATGGAATGGTGGTGGTGGATACTATGGATACCCTCCACAGCCGCAGGGCTTTGAACCATATGGTCATGGAGCTCCTCGTCCTCAGGATCCTAGTGCGTACTATGGTGGCGGTTACGGTGGCTATGGCAACTATCAGCAGCAACGGCAG TGA